The Picosynechococcus sp. PCC 7002 genome contains a region encoding:
- a CDS encoding DUF3368 domain-containing protein: MPSPERIVINTSPLLALIAALGDLSLLGQLYPEVLVPYEVGQEILRGGQSGFGVMEFQQATSLKKLGQPLQIAPLLLNSLDLGEASVIQLAMDEGISTVCIDEAIGRRIARLSNLRVTGSIGILLRAKREGYPLVMREMIARMVQRGIRLSDAVIQVALKEAGEV, translated from the coding sequence ATGCCTAGTCCTGAACGCATCGTGATCAATACTTCTCCCCTGTTAGCACTCATTGCGGCGCTGGGTGATCTGAGTCTATTGGGGCAGCTATACCCAGAGGTTTTGGTTCCCTATGAGGTGGGACAGGAGATTTTACGGGGTGGTCAGTCGGGTTTTGGGGTGATGGAATTTCAGCAAGCAACATCCCTCAAAAAGTTAGGTCAACCGCTCCAAATTGCGCCGTTATTGTTGAATTCGTTGGATTTAGGGGAGGCTTCGGTGATTCAGTTAGCGATGGATGAGGGGATTTCAACGGTTTGCATTGATGAGGCGATTGGTCGTCGCATTGCTCGTCTGAGTAATCTTCGGGTGACGGGTTCCATTGGGATTTTGCTCAGGGCAAAACGGGAGGGTTATCCGTTGGTAATGCGGGAGATGATTGCTCGGATGGTACAACGGGGCATTCGTCTGAGTGATGCGGTGATTCAAGTTGCATTAAAGGAAGCAGGGGAGGTTTAA
- a CDS encoding site-specific DNA-methyltransferase: MAKKSTKKSTTKIESVKHSDHRKNIPTDELKDFMSEEQRQQKSMLYPRDTSLDPQLVWKGKDEQDSQDLAVPTVPIYIQEEIHPHAIIENFRQQVKAKEEKEADTQQLDLFGSSFEELDFEQQIDFYNHDIGWSNRMILGDSLLVMNSLAEKEGLKGKVQCIYLDPPYGIKFGSNWQVSTLKRDVKDGNADNVTRQPEQVKAFRDTWELGIHSYLAYLRDRLVVARELLTETGSCFVQIGDENVHLVRCLMDEVFGSDNFINLITVVKTTSATTSLLSGVCDYVVWYAKEKNNVKYRQLFFEKKIGGQGASAYNRILLENGLKKTINQIPKQLLDNTREKYKFYRLSDLRSSRPAQQGDLQSFEFEGIKYNPGRGTFKTDLKGFKKLVLSNRLESSGKNLNYVRFIDDFPAFEITNNWSDLSSSVGSEKIYVVQGNPKITERCILMATDPGDLVLDPTCGSGTTAYVAEEWGRRWITIDTSRVALALARTRLMSAKFDYYLLADSEEGITKEAEIRAEVPPVNPTVSHDIRKGFVYKRVPHITLKAIANNEEIDVIYDKWQAKLEPIRAELNKLLGKKWEEWEIPREPDQSFSKEATKLLEQWWQYRISRQKEIDDSIARNADYETLYDQPYTDNKRIRVTGRFTVESLSPHRVLSADVEAPKSEDIGTQQASEQFETRIIENLRKAGVQNTKKGEKLKFDNLEPYAGVWLQAEGEYTDNDGQVKRVAVSIGSEYGTVGSDQIKEAAKEAIQGLGYDLLIICGFAFDPGVNEESTRYGKLQVLITKMNPDLMLGEELLKKTGAGNLFMVFGEPDIEIQHQDDGKITVELKGLDIYDPTTGEIRSSSPDKDIACWFIDTDYNGESFYVRHAYFTGAGDPYKKLKKTLKAEIDEDLWEQLYSPISRPFPPPKGKGKEPGKIAVKVINHYGDEVLKIYSI; the protein is encoded by the coding sequence ATGGCGAAGAAATCGACTAAAAAATCGACGACAAAAATTGAGAGTGTGAAGCATTCAGACCATCGCAAGAATATCCCCACTGATGAGTTAAAGGATTTTATGTCGGAGGAGCAACGGCAACAGAAATCTATGCTCTATCCCCGTGATACTTCCCTTGACCCGCAATTGGTTTGGAAGGGGAAGGACGAGCAGGATTCTCAGGATTTGGCGGTTCCCACTGTGCCGATTTATATCCAAGAGGAAATTCATCCCCATGCCATCATCGAAAATTTTCGGCAGCAGGTAAAAGCGAAGGAAGAGAAGGAAGCGGATACGCAACAGTTGGATTTGTTTGGTTCTAGTTTTGAGGAGCTAGATTTTGAGCAACAGATTGATTTTTATAATCATGATATTGGTTGGTCTAATCGGATGATTCTAGGGGATTCGTTGTTGGTGATGAACTCCCTAGCGGAAAAGGAAGGGTTAAAGGGTAAGGTGCAATGTATTTATCTTGACCCTCCCTATGGGATTAAGTTTGGCTCGAATTGGCAGGTTTCAACGCTGAAACGGGATGTTAAGGATGGTAATGCGGACAATGTGACCAGACAGCCGGAGCAGGTTAAGGCGTTTCGGGATACTTGGGAGTTAGGGATTCATTCTTATTTGGCTTATCTGCGAGATCGTCTTGTGGTGGCGAGGGAATTGTTAACGGAAACAGGGAGTTGTTTTGTTCAGATTGGTGATGAAAATGTTCATCTTGTTCGATGTTTGATGGATGAAGTTTTTGGAAGTGATAATTTTATAAATTTAATAACTGTTGTCAAAACAACGAGTGCAACAACATCATTACTGTCGGGTGTTTGTGATTATGTAGTCTGGTATGCCAAAGAAAAAAATAATGTTAAATATCGTCAACTTTTTTTTGAAAAAAAAATCGGTGGTCAAGGCGCATCAGCTTACAACAGAATCTTGCTAGAAAATGGTCTCAAAAAAACCATTAATCAGATTCCGAAACAACTTTTAGATAATACACGAGAGAAATACAAGTTCTATAGACTAAGTGACCTTAGAAGCTCAAGACCAGCACAACAGGGAGACTTGCAATCTTTTGAATTTGAAGGGATAAAATATAATCCGGGAAGAGGCACTTTTAAAACTGATTTAAAAGGATTTAAAAAATTAGTTTTATCTAACAGGCTAGAATCATCTGGGAAAAATTTAAATTATGTAAGGTTTATTGATGATTTTCCGGCATTTGAAATTACAAATAACTGGTCAGATTTAAGCAGTAGTGTTGGATCTGAAAAAATTTATGTTGTCCAAGGAAATCCAAAAATAACAGAACGTTGTATTCTCATGGCAACAGATCCAGGGGATTTAGTTTTAGATCCTACCTGTGGCTCTGGTACAACTGCCTATGTTGCTGAAGAATGGGGCAGAAGATGGATCACCATTGATACTAGTCGCGTTGCCCTTGCCTTAGCCCGCACTCGTTTAATGTCTGCCAAATTTGACTATTACCTGTTGGCAGACTCCGAAGAAGGCATCACCAAAGAAGCAGAAATCAGGGCAGAGGTTCCCCCAGTTAACCCCACTGTTAGCCACGATATCCGCAAAGGTTTTGTGTATAAGCGGGTTCCCCATATCACCCTGAAGGCGATAGCTAACAATGAAGAAATCGATGTCATTTACGACAAATGGCAGGCGAAACTAGAACCGATCCGCGCAGAACTCAATAAACTGCTGGGTAAAAAGTGGGAAGAATGGGAAATCCCCCGTGAACCCGACCAAAGCTTTAGCAAAGAAGCCACAAAATTATTAGAGCAGTGGTGGCAATATCGCATTAGTCGGCAGAAAGAAATTGATGACTCCATTGCCAGAAATGCCGACTACGAAACCCTGTACGACCAACCCTACACCGACAACAAACGCATTCGAGTTACAGGCAGATTCACCGTAGAGAGCCTATCCCCCCACCGTGTCCTATCCGCCGATGTCGAAGCACCCAAATCCGAGGATATTGGCACACAGCAAGCATCCGAACAATTTGAAACCCGCATTATCGAGAACCTACGCAAAGCAGGCGTACAGAACACCAAAAAAGGCGAAAAACTCAAATTCGATAACCTTGAACCCTATGCCGGAGTGTGGTTACAGGCAGAAGGCGAATATACCGATAACGATGGACAGGTGAAGCGCGTTGCCGTTTCCATTGGTTCCGAATATGGCACAGTCGGTTCAGACCAAATCAAGGAAGCTGCCAAAGAAGCGATTCAAGGCTTAGGCTATGACCTACTGATCATCTGTGGATTTGCCTTTGACCCCGGCGTAAACGAAGAATCCACCCGCTACGGCAAATTACAGGTACTCATCACCAAGATGAACCCCGATTTAATGCTGGGCGAAGAACTCCTGAAGAAGACCGGAGCCGGAAACCTGTTCATGGTCTTTGGGGAACCCGACATCGAGATCCAGCACCAAGACGACGGCAAGATCACCGTAGAACTAAAAGGACTAGACATCTATGACCCCACCACCGGAGAAATCCGCAGTAGTTCCCCAGATAAAGACATCGCCTGTTGGTTTATCGACACCGACTACAACGGCGAAAGCTTTTATGTACGCCATGCCTACTTCACCGGAGCCGGAGACCCCTATAAAAAACTCAAGAAAACCCTCAAAGCCGAAATCGACGAAGACCTATGGGAACAGCTTTATAGTCCCATTAGCCGACCATTCCCCCCACCCAAAGGCAAAGGTAAAGAACCCGGCAAGATTGCGGTCAAAGTGATTAACCACTACGGCGATGAAGTCCTGAAAATCTATTCTATTTAA
- a CDS encoding UPF0175 family protein: MNLALTIHYPEHFPDALGESQTEFEEEAKWSMAVKLFERKRLSSGMAAMLLGVDRVTFLLRLQEFGVPMIDLTEEEVLADLANA, encoded by the coding sequence ATGAATTTAGCGTTAACCATCCACTATCCTGAACATTTCCCGGATGCCCTCGGTGAATCCCAGACTGAGTTTGAGGAGGAGGCGAAGTGGTCGATGGCGGTGAAATTATTTGAGCGGAAACGGCTTTCTTCCGGGATGGCGGCGATGTTACTGGGCGTGGATCGGGTGACTTTTTTGTTGCGGCTTCAGGAGTTTGGTGTACCGATGATTGATCTCACAGAAGAAGAGGTTTTAGCGGATCTTGCCAATGCCTAG